A region of Flavobacterium album DNA encodes the following proteins:
- a CDS encoding MlaE family ABC transporter permease, which yields MIRALHQIGIYFLMLKEVFNKPTKWKVMKPLIFKEVDDLIIGSLGIVAFISFFIGAVVAIQTALNLTNPLIPKMLIAFATRQSVILEFAPTFISIIMAGRAGSYITSSIGTMRVTEQIDALEVMGVNSLNYLVFPKIIAFTLYPFVIALSMFLGMFGGYVAGVYGGFIGSDEFIQGMQTDFIPYHIFYAFFKTLLFGMVLATVPSFHGFYMKGGALEVGKASTTSFVWTSVTIILINYILTQLMLS from the coding sequence ATGATAAGAGCATTACACCAGATAGGCATCTATTTCCTGATGCTGAAAGAGGTCTTCAACAAACCGACCAAATGGAAGGTGATGAAGCCCCTGATTTTTAAGGAAGTTGATGACCTCATAATAGGTTCACTTGGCATTGTGGCATTCATTTCGTTCTTTATCGGGGCGGTTGTTGCCATACAGACGGCACTGAACCTTACCAACCCGCTAATACCGAAAATGCTTATTGCGTTTGCAACTAGGCAGTCGGTAATATTGGAATTCGCACCTACCTTCATTTCCATTATCATGGCGGGCCGTGCAGGATCGTATATTACCTCGAGTATAGGTACCATGCGCGTTACCGAGCAGATTGATGCTCTTGAAGTGATGGGTGTAAATTCCCTGAACTATCTTGTATTCCCAAAAATAATCGCTTTTACACTTTATCCTTTTGTAATTGCATTGTCAATGTTCCTGGGCATGTTTGGCGGTTATGTAGCAGGTGTTTACGGAGGTTTTATAGGCAGCGATGAATTTATTCAGGGTATGCAGACGGACTTTATACCTTACCATATTTTTTATGCATTTTTCAAGACATTATTATTTGGTATGGTATTGGCCACAGTGCCGTCATTCCATGGTTTTTATATGAAGGGCGGGGCGCTTGAGGTAGGAAAAGCAAGTACAACCTCGTTTGTATGGACGAGTGTTACCATTATCCTGATCAACTACATACTAACCCAATTAATGTTAAGCTGA
- a CDS encoding ABC transporter ATP-binding protein, which produces MIEVKDIKKSFGEAEVLKGISTTFESGKTNLIIGRSGSGKTVMLKTLLGIHTPDSGTISFDGRIYSELNADEKRALRTEIGMVFQGSALFDSMSVEDNVAFPLKMFTKKRSKEVRDRVNEVLERVNLKDANKKFPNEISGGMQKRVAIARAIVNNPKYLFCDEPNSGLDPETSIVIDELVQEITKEYNITTVINTHDMNSVLQIGEKIVFLKNGIKEWEGDNTQILETRNKSIVEFVYSSDLFKKVRESLLAEEEEHKKE; this is translated from the coding sequence ATGATAGAAGTAAAAGATATAAAGAAATCATTTGGGGAGGCTGAAGTACTAAAAGGGATATCCACCACTTTTGAAAGCGGAAAGACCAACCTCATCATTGGGCGAAGCGGATCGGGTAAAACGGTAATGCTAAAAACCCTGCTTGGTATACACACACCTGATTCGGGCACTATATCATTCGACGGCAGGATCTACTCTGAGCTCAACGCAGATGAAAAGAGGGCATTGCGTACCGAGATAGGAATGGTTTTCCAGGGCAGCGCGCTTTTCGATTCGATGTCGGTTGAGGACAATGTAGCCTTTCCGCTGAAAATGTTTACCAAAAAACGGAGTAAAGAAGTACGGGACCGGGTTAATGAAGTACTGGAAAGGGTTAATCTGAAAGATGCCAACAAAAAATTCCCTAACGAGATATCGGGCGGTATGCAGAAAAGGGTCGCCATTGCAAGGGCTATCGTAAACAACCCCAAATACCTTTTTTGCGATGAGCCCAACTCGGGACTTGACCCCGAAACATCCATCGTTATTGATGAGCTGGTGCAGGAGATCACCAAAGAATATAATATCACCACGGTGATCAATACCCACGATATGAACTCGGTGCTGCAGATCGGGGAAAAGATTGTTTTCCTCAAAAACGGCATCAAGGAATGGGAAGGCGACAACACGCAGATTCTTGAAACACGGAATAAATCGATCGTTGAATTCGTTTACTCATCCGATCTTTTCAAGAAAGTGCGTGAAAGCCTGCTTGCTGAAGAAGAAGAGCATAAGAAGGAATAG
- a CDS encoding gliding motility-associated C-terminal domain-containing protein, translating to MKKQLFFKLCLLLTLLSGFGSYAQLDPFTLDVTATPQTCLGNGTLTFTLTGKTAGSSVAYEVYLLPNTTTPVTVVTTSTVNSLVAGDYLVVATQSLGPLSNTATDTVTITNAIVPLTYTITPRHVHCPGDGRLTINITSGTAVSYEIVSGPVTKPVQPTNVFNNLPIGTYQVKVIDNCGNAVVVTVQLTQVATSVIIDPLVIAPGPLPACNQITVDHFFATIAGNEIFYPLTFEYTVFPPGGGAPIVVTQTVATGNNIDNHILSNLPFYHDQEYTYNLKVTDACGNVFIRNNNTIDQKFDFNAEPKNDSCHKFYFTLSPTVYRAPYTVTFVSAPAGFNPASFNPAFPTHSGATTAYGSDSNPVPLGSYVIKLTDACGHTETHTLDLTDDATASIVSTVSGDTCLGQIGITVTTVAPRGIASVIMTSAPQAYIDAHPPGPPYDVSAFITPDPAFLMENLPMGAYSFHVVDVCGDEYDLNETIQPSAADLQLTDTQRPGCTLGDGSIRLGSNTNVLVSVHITEHPAAYSGPADVSFNINPVDGNFYMNSLPAGVYKFETVDNCGTVRTKTVTVQGYQVVTNDVDVIPNCGSFNISLHYTSNGSNLQSFWLQKYNTVTGTWGHPGTGAAYAEGSLPSNANSVFLSNNTTNINLAYTGEFRIVRVFYVYSNGASTNFRCLEIIDTFTFGGAPTIDGAYSFPCLNNTSEVIIAADGVGPLIYDITTKNGDPFVVNNGTSNLFTGLEPGTYNFRVTDACGNSLNFQLDINALDPLAIQADGFCEGQDSSLSVQNFTFLNYSWYKDGAPGTILGTTNVLNFPAFDAADAGTYHVTITSDNPGSCINQTLDYTIVPNAQPNAGNNNSASMCNTGSAINLESYLSNPHDAGGTWADVNGSGALTGTTFNTAGVVQGTYQFTYTVTSACGVNDVATISIQLKDIPGAPVVPAIGTLCEGASINLTTTAVPGAVYAWTGPNGFTSALQNPVIANATTAHSGNYSLTITVNGCTSATTTIAVQVNAVPVAGNDNSISICNDGASIDLAGYLSAPHDAGGTWQDVNSTGALAGSTFNTAGIADGTYQFKYVVSGCGPDDEAIITVELKNRPGAPVVPAIGTLCEGASINLTTTAVPGAVYAWTGPNGFTSAVQNPVIANATVAHSGNYSLTITVNGCSSPVTTIAVQVNALPVAGNDNSVAVCNDGDMIDLTDYLSTPHDAGGTWQDINGTGALAGSMFNTAGIVQGTYQFKYIVSGCGPDDEAIITVTLKDRPGAPVLAAIAPVCEGTDVQLIATAVPGAVYSWTGPNGFTSAAQSPLLSNAVPGASGNYSLTVTVNGCSSPASVVAVIVNPAPHFTFDGNAAICEGQTSSLSLVPANFNANDASYKWYKDGVLQADATAADIEISEDGMYEAEVEVNGCSTTEQFEVVLNTNAFTVALEAGCIDFNYVISIVNVTDIPGASFEWSGPDGYNSTGESADITNLTGGEYAVKVTNADGCSAVASITVDNTGCFIPRGISPNDDEYNQNFDLTNLDVRELMIFNRYGLKVYEKENYKNEWYGQSDKGDLPTGTYFYVVTLSQGKQVTGWVYLQREVH from the coding sequence ATGAAGAAACAACTATTTTTTAAATTATGCTTACTGCTAACCCTGCTTTCCGGGTTTGGTTCGTATGCGCAGTTGGATCCTTTTACGCTTGATGTAACGGCAACACCGCAAACCTGCCTTGGTAACGGTACGCTTACGTTTACCCTTACAGGAAAAACGGCCGGATCGTCGGTTGCATATGAAGTATACTTACTGCCGAACACAACTACACCGGTTACTGTTGTTACGACAAGTACAGTGAACAGCCTTGTGGCAGGGGATTATCTTGTTGTTGCAACGCAGTCGCTTGGGCCGCTGTCAAACACGGCTACCGACACGGTTACGATAACAAATGCAATAGTACCACTCACATATACCATTACGCCGAGGCATGTGCACTGTCCGGGCGACGGGCGTTTAACGATAAATATAACGTCGGGTACTGCTGTTAGTTATGAAATTGTTTCAGGGCCTGTGACAAAGCCTGTACAGCCAACCAATGTGTTCAACAACCTTCCGATAGGTACTTATCAGGTAAAAGTTATAGATAACTGTGGCAATGCTGTAGTGGTTACCGTGCAGCTTACACAGGTAGCTACCAGCGTAATTATAGACCCGCTGGTTATCGCCCCGGGCCCATTGCCTGCGTGTAACCAGATCACAGTCGATCATTTTTTTGCCACTATAGCAGGCAATGAGATATTTTACCCGCTAACTTTTGAATATACCGTATTTCCACCGGGCGGCGGAGCGCCGATAGTAGTTACACAAACAGTAGCGACAGGTAACAATATAGATAACCATATTTTATCAAATCTTCCGTTCTATCACGATCAGGAATATACCTACAATCTCAAAGTGACAGATGCCTGCGGTAATGTGTTCATAAGGAATAACAATACCATTGACCAGAAATTCGATTTTAATGCTGAGCCGAAAAACGACAGCTGCCATAAATTTTACTTTACCCTTTCACCGACAGTATACAGGGCTCCTTATACCGTAACCTTTGTAAGTGCCCCTGCGGGATTCAACCCGGCAAGTTTCAACCCCGCTTTCCCTACACACAGCGGCGCAACAACTGCTTATGGCTCAGATAGCAACCCGGTACCACTGGGAAGCTATGTTATAAAGCTAACAGATGCGTGCGGGCACACAGAAACACATACGCTTGACCTTACAGATGATGCAACGGCATCAATAGTAAGCACTGTGAGCGGCGATACCTGCCTGGGCCAGATAGGGATTACGGTAACTACAGTGGCGCCAAGGGGTATTGCCAGTGTCATTATGACAAGCGCGCCCCAGGCGTATATTGATGCGCATCCTCCCGGGCCACCCTATGATGTGTCGGCATTTATAACCCCCGACCCCGCTTTCCTTATGGAAAACCTTCCCATGGGCGCCTACTCGTTCCATGTAGTGGATGTGTGTGGTGACGAATATGATCTGAACGAAACGATACAGCCATCGGCGGCCGACCTTCAGCTGACCGATACGCAGCGGCCTGGCTGTACGCTGGGCGATGGTTCTATACGGCTTGGCTCTAATACCAATGTGCTTGTTTCGGTCCACATAACCGAGCACCCTGCTGCCTATTCCGGGCCTGCGGATGTTTCTTTCAACATTAATCCTGTGGATGGTAACTTTTACATGAACTCGCTGCCTGCAGGTGTTTATAAATTTGAAACGGTGGATAACTGTGGTACTGTAAGAACCAAAACGGTTACCGTACAGGGATACCAGGTGGTTACCAATGATGTTGACGTCATACCAAATTGCGGTTCGTTCAATATCAGCCTGCATTATACGAGCAACGGCTCTAACCTGCAGTCATTCTGGCTTCAGAAATACAATACCGTTACCGGTACCTGGGGGCACCCGGGAACGGGAGCGGCTTATGCGGAAGGTTCATTGCCTTCAAATGCCAACTCGGTATTCCTAAGTAATAATACAACCAATATCAACCTGGCCTACACGGGAGAATTCAGGATTGTCAGGGTTTTCTATGTATACAGCAATGGCGCTTCAACCAACTTCCGTTGCCTTGAGATCATTGATACCTTTACTTTCGGCGGTGCACCAACAATCGATGGGGCCTACAGTTTCCCGTGCCTTAATAATACTTCGGAGGTAATAATTGCCGCTGACGGTGTTGGGCCGCTTATCTATGACATCACAACCAAAAATGGCGATCCTTTTGTGGTAAACAATGGCACTTCAAATCTTTTTACCGGTCTTGAGCCGGGAACTTACAACTTCAGGGTAACCGATGCCTGCGGTAACTCGCTGAACTTCCAGCTGGATATCAATGCGCTGGATCCTCTTGCGATCCAGGCAGACGGATTCTGTGAAGGCCAGGACAGTTCGCTATCAGTTCAAAACTTTACGTTCCTTAATTATTCATGGTATAAAGATGGCGCTCCCGGAACGATATTAGGTACAACTAATGTTCTGAACTTTCCCGCCTTTGATGCCGCCGATGCCGGAACCTATCACGTAACCATAACGTCGGATAACCCCGGCTCATGCATCAACCAGACACTCGACTATACGATAGTGCCAAATGCGCAGCCTAATGCCGGAAACAATAATAGTGCATCAATGTGTAATACCGGCAGTGCGATTAACCTTGAGAGCTACCTTAGCAACCCTCACGATGCCGGAGGGACATGGGCAGATGTAAATGGTTCGGGTGCGCTTACAGGCACAACATTCAATACTGCAGGCGTTGTCCAGGGCACCTACCAGTTTACTTATACCGTTACGAGCGCTTGCGGCGTTAATGATGTGGCTACTATAAGCATCCAGCTCAAAGATATACCCGGCGCACCGGTAGTTCCGGCAATCGGTACGCTTTGCGAAGGGGCAAGCATCAACCTTACCACTACAGCCGTACCGGGTGCCGTATATGCATGGACAGGGCCAAACGGCTTTACCTCCGCACTCCAGAATCCTGTAATTGCAAATGCTACTACAGCCCATAGCGGCAACTATTCGCTTACCATTACTGTAAACGGCTGTACATCTGCAACAACCACAATAGCTGTACAGGTTAATGCAGTTCCTGTAGCAGGTAATGATAACAGCATCTCAATATGTAATGACGGGGCTTCGATAGACCTTGCAGGCTACCTTAGTGCACCCCACGATGCCGGAGGTACATGGCAGGATGTGAACAGTACAGGCGCTTTGGCAGGAAGTACGTTCAATACGGCAGGAATCGCTGATGGAACCTACCAGTTTAAATATGTAGTATCAGGCTGCGGCCCGGACGATGAAGCCATTATAACCGTAGAACTTAAAAACAGGCCGGGCGCTCCGGTAGTGCCGGCAATCGGTACGCTTTGCGAAGGAGCAAGCATTAACCTTACCACTACAGCGGTGCCGGGCGCAGTGTATGCCTGGACAGGGCCTAATGGCTTTACTTCTGCAGTCCAAAATCCTGTAATTGCTAATGCAACGGTTGCCCATAGCGGAAACTATTCGCTTACCATTACAGTAAACGGCTGTTCGTCGCCGGTAACAACCATAGCAGTGCAGGTTAACGCGCTTCCTGTAGCAGGTAACGACAATAGTGTTGCTGTCTGTAACGACGGCGATATGATAGACCTTACAGACTACCTTAGCACGCCCCACGATGCAGGTGGTACCTGGCAGGATATTAATGGTACGGGCGCTTTGGCAGGAAGTATGTTCAATACAGCAGGTATCGTCCAGGGAACGTACCAGTTTAAATATATAGTATCAGGTTGTGGCCCGGATGATGAGGCTATTATAACTGTAACGCTTAAGGACAGGCCGGGTGCGCCGGTATTGGCTGCAATTGCCCCTGTCTGCGAAGGAACCGATGTCCAGCTTATAGCTACAGCGGTACCGGGTGCGGTATATTCATGGACAGGCCCTAACGGATTCACATCTGCCGCGCAAAGCCCGCTGCTTAGCAATGCAGTGCCTGGCGCTTCGGGCAACTACTCGCTGACTGTAACCGTAAATGGCTGTTCGTCGCCTGCATCTGTTGTTGCTGTTATTGTAAATCCGGCTCCTCATTTCACTTTTGATGGAAACGCCGCGATATGCGAAGGCCAGACATCATCACTTTCTTTAGTTCCGGCCAACTTTAATGCGAACGATGCTAGCTATAAATGGTATAAAGATGGGGTACTGCAGGCCGATGCTACGGCAGCTGACATAGAAATATCGGAAGATGGTATGTACGAAGCCGAGGTAGAAGTGAACGGATGCAGCACTACAGAGCAGTTTGAAGTTGTGCTCAACACCAATGCGTTTACCGTTGCACTTGAGGCAGGGTGCATTGATTTTAACTATGTTATTTCTATCGTGAACGTTACTGATATCCCGGGCGCGAGCTTTGAATGGTCCGGCCCTGACGGATATAACTCTACAGGCGAATCGGCCGATATTACAAATCTTACCGGCGGCGAGTACGCTGTTAAAGTGACCAATGCCGATGGTTGCAGCGCTGTAGCTTCTATAACTGTAGATAATACCGGTTGTTTCATCCCAAGGGGTATCTCTCCGAATGATGATGAATACAACCAGAATTTTGACCTTACCAACCTTGATGTTAGGGAACTGATGATCTTTAACCGTTACGGCCTGAAAGTATATGAGAAAGAGAATTATAAAAATGAATGGTACGGCCAGTCGGATAAAGGCGACCTGCCAACCGGTACCTACTTCTATGTGGTTACACTTTCCCAGGGGAAACAGGTAACAGGATGGGTGTACCTTCAACGGGAAGTACATTAA
- a CDS encoding gliding motility-associated C-terminal domain-containing protein: MDIRLPAKRVLLAIITLVFSLDCIAQLPAFTLDVTPVAQTCLGNGSLGFTVAGNNPSASIDYAVYLLPNTTTPLVITTSPNATGLVAGNYLVVATQSLGGESNTATDTVTIGNNIIPLTYSLIPTPVHCGNDGKITVNVLTGVAVSYEIISGPVTVALQSSNVFNNLPAGTYNVRVYDNCGEAVVTTLQLVQVNTGLTIAPVVFTGGELPSCNTITISHNIQVSSSAYQVFYPLTCQFTVFPPGGGAPIVTTQVIASGAAAGTPLSVNIPFYYGQQYAYNIKITDACGNVYTRNNVIVNKTLSVEVSQNVANCGDNAFSIKPNYYVGPVTVNFTAAPTGFNPVAFNPSHPTFDDDPIPYGDVDTNPVPHGNYTVQITDACGHTATQSFEIHDPEITPQIVPQVLGCAAGGSVSIEIPGRTITSVIITAAPAAYPGTLDDDVSEFITPTGFFMENLPLGHYAVTITDSCGDVYNGQFDLAASAVPLSVSQNPGCETGFGSLRITSPETTMISVRITAAPATFTGTLPLVVTANIATNGRFYMNSLPEGAYTFEVIDNCGAITNQNVVIEGYHIQLNDVAITPNCNSFNLSLHHTSNGNNLQTFWLQRYDPVAGVWEHPISGADYAEGATPNTNTAYLLNNNANNINIGSTGHFRVIKLAYIWSNGSAANFRCLEQIYEFDFDGGPVITDAYSFPCAGGLTEVIIVAEGVPPLTYKITLKNNQPFVVNNGTSNLFSGLEPATYNFQVTDVCGNIRNIQFDINSLDPIALTADGFCEGEASSLSVDEFSFLNYQWWKAGAPGTILSTTGTLNFPAYNSATQAGTYFVSITSPTVGSCISQVLQYQVLPNTLPVAGNDNSISYCNDGQPLNLTAYLSSPHDVGGTWEDVDATGALSGNIFNTAAIAPGTYRFAYKVTGVCDLEDEAVITIELKNRPQAPLIAPIAAVCEGSTVQFSVTAAAGATYQWTGPNNFISTVQNPTITNSTVAQSGNYSLTVTVDGCASPPSTVSVTINSVAVAGQDNSLSFCNDGQPLNLEDYLSLPHSTGGIWQDMDNSGALAGNIFNTSGLAAGTYHFRYTVTSACGLSDDAVITIELRNRPQAPLIAPVAPVCEGGAIQFSVTAVTGAAYQWTGPNNFTSAIQNPFIPNSTTSHSGTYSLTVTTNGCSSPPSTISVMVNTIPQFTVEGDSMICEGQSSLLSVIPGNFAPNAVAYTWYHDGEQMTGIDQSTIEVFETGLYKVEVGSNGCVSSREITVTQNTNAFAVALEAGCRDTEYVIAITNLSEMPGASFLWTGPGGYSHTGEEAVITDGASGEYFVEVTNAEGCSQNASIVVDNTSCFIPRGISPNGDGLNDSFDLSNLDIKHIEIFNRYGLQVYEKDGYISEWHGQSHRGHLPTGVYYYVLTLSAGKQVTGWVYLQREIK; encoded by the coding sequence ATGGATATAAGACTACCTGCCAAAAGGGTGTTATTAGCTATAATAACGCTCGTTTTTTCTTTGGATTGTATTGCCCAATTGCCCGCATTTACACTGGATGTAACGCCTGTTGCCCAAACATGCCTGGGTAACGGTTCGCTTGGCTTTACGGTCGCAGGTAATAACCCGTCCGCTTCAATTGATTATGCCGTATACCTGCTCCCTAATACGACAACGCCTCTTGTAATAACAACTTCGCCGAATGCCACAGGCCTTGTTGCCGGCAATTACCTTGTCGTTGCAACACAATCATTAGGAGGAGAATCCAACACCGCAACCGACACTGTTACCATAGGCAACAATATCATCCCGCTGACCTATTCGCTTATACCAACGCCCGTGCACTGCGGCAACGATGGCAAAATAACCGTAAACGTGCTTACCGGTGTTGCGGTCTCTTACGAAATCATAAGCGGCCCGGTTACGGTGGCGCTGCAATCTTCTAACGTGTTTAACAACCTTCCGGCGGGTACCTACAATGTACGGGTGTACGATAATTGTGGCGAAGCAGTGGTAACAACGCTTCAGTTGGTCCAGGTAAATACCGGACTTACTATTGCACCGGTGGTTTTTACCGGCGGCGAATTGCCCTCGTGCAATACGATAACGATCTCCCATAATATCCAGGTTTCATCATCGGCATACCAGGTTTTTTACCCGCTTACCTGCCAGTTCACGGTATTTCCTCCCGGCGGTGGGGCGCCAATAGTTACCACACAGGTAATAGCAAGCGGTGCGGCAGCAGGCACGCCGCTTTCGGTAAATATCCCCTTTTACTATGGCCAGCAGTATGCTTACAACATAAAGATAACCGATGCGTGCGGCAACGTTTATACCCGCAACAATGTCATCGTCAATAAAACGCTCTCTGTTGAAGTAAGCCAAAATGTTGCCAATTGCGGGGATAATGCCTTTAGCATAAAGCCCAATTATTATGTAGGCCCGGTGACTGTAAATTTCACAGCAGCCCCCACAGGATTTAACCCGGTAGCGTTCAATCCGTCGCACCCGACTTTTGATGATGACCCGATTCCGTATGGCGATGTAGACACCAACCCCGTACCCCATGGAAATTATACAGTACAGATTACCGATGCATGCGGGCACACGGCAACCCAGAGCTTTGAAATACACGATCCCGAAATAACACCCCAGATCGTACCGCAGGTATTGGGCTGCGCTGCGGGAGGCTCGGTTTCGATCGAAATCCCTGGCAGGACGATAACTTCTGTAATAATAACAGCCGCACCTGCTGCCTATCCCGGTACGCTGGATGATGATGTCTCTGAATTTATTACGCCTACCGGATTTTTTATGGAAAACCTTCCCCTTGGGCACTATGCCGTTACCATAACCGATTCGTGCGGCGATGTCTATAACGGGCAATTTGACCTTGCTGCTTCTGCTGTACCACTTTCGGTTTCGCAAAACCCGGGCTGTGAAACGGGATTCGGCTCCCTCAGGATAACTTCTCCCGAGACGACCATGATATCAGTGCGGATAACTGCTGCCCCGGCAACATTTACAGGAACGTTGCCGCTTGTGGTTACGGCCAATATCGCCACAAATGGCAGGTTCTATATGAACTCCCTGCCCGAAGGCGCTTATACTTTTGAAGTAATTGATAACTGCGGGGCGATAACCAACCAGAATGTTGTGATCGAAGGGTATCACATACAGCTGAATGATGTCGCGATAACGCCAAACTGTAATTCTTTCAACCTTAGCCTGCACCACACCAGTAATGGCAACAATCTGCAAACCTTCTGGCTGCAGCGCTACGATCCGGTGGCAGGGGTATGGGAACACCCTATAAGCGGTGCAGATTATGCTGAAGGTGCAACACCCAATACAAATACAGCTTATTTACTGAATAATAATGCAAATAATATAAACATAGGCTCTACCGGCCATTTCAGGGTGATCAAGCTGGCCTATATATGGAGCAATGGCAGTGCGGCCAACTTTAGGTGCCTTGAGCAGATCTATGAATTTGACTTTGATGGAGGCCCCGTAATTACCGATGCCTACAGCTTCCCGTGTGCAGGCGGCCTTACAGAGGTGATCATCGTTGCCGAAGGTGTACCGCCGCTCACCTACAAGATAACATTGAAGAACAACCAGCCTTTTGTGGTTAATAATGGCACCTCCAACCTCTTCTCGGGGCTGGAGCCTGCCACTTATAATTTCCAGGTGACCGATGTGTGCGGGAACATACGCAACATACAATTCGATATTAATTCGCTTGACCCGATAGCGCTTACCGCAGATGGTTTTTGCGAAGGGGAAGCCAGTTCGCTTTCGGTTGACGAATTCTCCTTCCTTAACTACCAATGGTGGAAAGCAGGTGCTCCCGGAACGATATTAAGCACTACAGGCACGCTGAATTTTCCGGCATACAATTCGGCTACGCAGGCAGGGACCTATTTTGTAAGCATTACTTCGCCAACGGTGGGCTCGTGCATCAGCCAGGTACTGCAATACCAGGTGCTGCCCAATACGCTTCCTGTCGCGGGCAACGATAACAGCATTTCTTATTGTAATGACGGCCAACCTCTGAACCTTACCGCTTACCTGTCGTCTCCGCACGATGTGGGAGGAACATGGGAAGATGTAGATGCTACAGGAGCGCTTTCAGGGAATATATTTAATACCGCAGCCATTGCACCGGGAACTTATAGGTTTGCCTATAAAGTAACAGGCGTATGCGATTTGGAAGATGAAGCTGTTATAACCATAGAATTGAAGAACAGGCCCCAGGCACCGCTTATTGCTCCAATAGCAGCGGTATGCGAGGGCAGCACGGTACAATTTTCGGTTACTGCCGCTGCGGGCGCGACCTACCAGTGGACAGGGCCAAATAATTTTATCTCAACGGTACAAAACCCAACTATAACTAACAGCACAGTAGCCCAAAGCGGGAATTATTCGCTTACAGTTACGGTAGATGGCTGTGCCTCGCCGCCATCCACAGTTTCGGTAACAATCAATTCTGTTGCTGTTGCAGGGCAGGATAACAGCCTTTCGTTTTGTAATGACGGGCAGCCGCTCAACCTCGAGGACTATCTCTCCCTTCCGCACAGCACTGGTGGAATATGGCAGGATATGGATAACAGTGGGGCTTTAGCAGGGAACATTTTCAATACTTCCGGCCTTGCAGCGGGAACGTATCATTTCAGGTACACAGTGACAAGCGCGTGCGGCCTTTCCGACGATGCTGTCATAACCATAGAGCTAAGGAACAGGCCTCAGGCTCCGCTCATTGCCCCGGTAGCCCCGGTGTGCGAGGGTGGCGCGATACAGTTTTCGGTTACCGCGGTAACGGGTGCTGCGTACCAATGGACGGGCCCGAATAATTTTACCTCGGCAATCCAAAATCCGTTCATTCCAAATAGCACAACTTCCCACAGCGGGACCTATTCGCTCACCGTTACAACCAATGGCTGTTCTTCCCCACCGTCAACGATTTCGGTAATGGTTAATACTATTCCCCAATTTACAGTAGAAGGCGATAGCATGATATGCGAAGGGCAGAGTTCGTTACTTTCGGTTATTCCCGGGAATTTTGCGCCCAATGCTGTTGCCTATACGTGGTACCACGATGGAGAGCAGATGACAGGCATTGACCAAAGTACCATAGAGGTATTTGAAACCGGCCTTTATAAAGTTGAGGTGGGCAGCAACGGATGCGTTTCGTCCCGCGAAATTACTGTTACACAAAATACGAATGCTTTCGCGGTAGCGCTTGAAGCAGGCTGCCGGGATACGGAATATGTAATCGCGATTACCAACCTTTCCGAAATGCCGGGCGCTTCGTTCTTATGGACAGGCCCGGGCGGCTATTCGCATACGGGGGAGGAAGCTGTTATTACTGACGGCGCATCCGGGGAATATTTCGTTGAGGTGACCAATGCCGAAGGCTGTAGCCAAAACGCATCTATAGTTGTGGACAATACGAGCTGCTTTATACCGCGGGGCATTTCGCCGAATGGCGACGGTCTTAACGACTCCTTCGACCTTTCGAACCTCGATATAAAACATATAGAAATATTCAACCGTTACGGGCTGCAGGTATATGAAAAGGATGGATACATCAGCGAATGGCACGGGCAGTCCCACCGCGGGCACCTCCCTACAGGTGTATATTATTATGTGCTTACCTTATCGGCAGGGAAACAGGTAACCGGATGGGTATACCTGCAACGTGAAATAAAGTAA